The proteins below come from a single Salinivibrio kushneri genomic window:
- the surA gene encoding peptidylprolyl isomerase SurA: protein MNKWSHALITGVLVLLTPLTQAAPKALDRVIAVVNDGVVLQSDMTAMRRTVTLNAANSDRELPPQDVLEEQMRERLIIEELQLQEAKRLGIQIDDSQLQQAIENIAKEQSVSVQALREKMAEQGVAWAQYREQVRRELTISEARNAQVRRRISILPQEVETLANQLNEQKMQKVKYKLSHIQLKLDDDASKAERESVKQQAHRLVDTLRHDGNIAELAMEYSKGPKALDGGDWGWLRLEEMPTIFADQITNQGKGAIIGPFRSGVGFHILKIDDVQGLETVAVTEVKARHILIKPSIVLSDKGAEQELNQLTNQIRRGEQSFADLAKQYSDDPGSAVNGGDLGWSTTDAYVPAFKAKVDALPEGQVSEPFKTVHGWHIVEVTDRREVDKTDAAVKNRAYRMLFNRKFNEEAQAWLQELRAGAYVEVITDDS, encoded by the coding sequence ATGAACAAATGGAGTCACGCCCTCATCACTGGCGTTTTAGTGTTGCTGACCCCCTTAACGCAAGCGGCGCCGAAAGCACTCGATCGCGTGATTGCGGTCGTCAATGACGGCGTGGTGTTACAAAGTGATATGACGGCGATGCGTCGTACCGTTACCCTTAATGCCGCCAACAGCGATCGAGAACTACCGCCACAAGATGTGCTTGAAGAGCAGATGCGTGAGCGGCTGATTATCGAGGAGCTTCAGCTGCAAGAGGCCAAACGCTTAGGGATCCAGATAGACGACAGCCAATTGCAACAAGCAATTGAAAACATTGCTAAGGAGCAATCAGTCAGTGTGCAAGCCCTGCGAGAAAAAATGGCTGAGCAAGGTGTCGCGTGGGCGCAATACCGTGAACAAGTGCGTCGTGAACTCACCATTTCTGAGGCACGCAATGCACAAGTACGTCGCCGTATTAGCATTTTACCGCAAGAAGTCGAGACGCTGGCCAACCAGTTGAATGAGCAAAAAATGCAAAAAGTGAAATACAAGCTTTCACATATTCAACTCAAATTAGACGACGATGCCAGCAAAGCTGAGCGTGAAAGCGTGAAACAGCAAGCACACCGTTTAGTCGATACCCTGCGTCACGACGGCAATATCGCCGAGCTGGCGATGGAGTATTCCAAAGGCCCCAAAGCCCTTGATGGCGGCGATTGGGGTTGGTTGCGACTAGAGGAAATGCCCACCATTTTCGCCGACCAAATCACCAACCAAGGTAAAGGGGCGATCATTGGGCCGTTTAGAAGCGGCGTTGGCTTCCACATTCTCAAAATTGACGATGTGCAAGGGCTAGAAACTGTCGCCGTCACCGAAGTGAAAGCACGTCACATCCTGATTAAGCCATCGATCGTGTTGAGTGATAAAGGCGCCGAGCAAGAGCTCAACCAACTGACGAATCAAATCCGACGTGGTGAGCAAAGTTTTGCTGATCTTGCCAAGCAGTACAGCGACGATCCAGGCTCAGCGGTCAATGGCGGCGACCTAGGTTGGTCAACCACCGATGCCTATGTACCCGCCTTCAAAGCCAAAGTCGATGCCCTGCCAGAAGGGCAAGTCAGCGAACCGTTTAAAACCGTACATGGCTGGCATATCGTCGAAGTCACTGATCGCCGTGAAGTGGATAAAACCGATGCGGCAGTGAAAAATCGCGCTTACCGCATGCTATTCAATAGAAAATTCAACGAAGAAGCACAGGCCTGGCTACAAGAGCTACGCGCAGGGGCTTACGTCGAGGTGATCACCGATGACAGCTGA